In Aegilops tauschii subsp. strangulata cultivar AL8/78 chromosome 3, Aet v6.0, whole genome shotgun sequence, one genomic interval encodes:
- the LOC141020836 gene encoding uncharacterized protein encodes MSSSAVAPVPTIHGQVTEKLTRTNYVLWRAQIMPQLIGAGLFGYVDGSIKEPEKFLVTKDKDGKEEAVPNPLHQVWVREDQQVLGHLLINLSREVLIQVTSIRKAHELWTAVASMFSSQSRSRINNIRIALSNAQKGTQTVGAYFAHIRSLADELAAAGKPLDDDEVISYILAGLDMEYQPLVSALDTRKQPITIDDLFAQVSNLDQRIAMFHGAGNNAGFKSSANAAVRGGRGGSRGYRGPPRNKGKNSGGGSGNSNNSASRGRPSYTNNKGRHNNSRSRPDAVKCQICGKIGHSARDCWYRFEEDEGESSQDEKVAGAAEASYGVDTNWYVDSGATNHITGELEKVTMREKYRGQDQIHTASGSVCLSYVMMQDKTVKPMVLTALGGHISLGIRAAPVLQVISFGIDASAPAPDNDTSDSARVARPDSAACHAFDQSAGADGPRQSPGPTRQLTSRFPDPPTCYARRPRRPSGSGPHVVDHPTGAGSRMDPDDAPGGSESPAAGGSSVADGAPSSPAEAAENPASSSDLRISASGSLGDTDVDFSAADPGSSVQQTAAASPSMPRTRLQKGVLQPVNYKKVLKFGLACSTGEPQTLDEALGDTKWKQAMEEEIKRKSDGTIDRYKARLVAKGFKQWGWSLRQLDVQNAFLHGVLEEEVYMKQPPGFENKNTPFHVCKLDKALYGLKQAPRAWYSRLSQKLQALGFVPSKSDTSLFIYNKCNTSIFVLIYVDDIIVTSSSNEAVTGLLKDLSAEFALKDLGDLHFFLGIEGCKPSPTPMSSSEKISLTEGELLNQEDSTKYRSLVGALQYLTLTRPDISFAVNKVCQFLHAPTTVHWTAAKRIVRYVKDTVNVGLTFSKSTSTLVSACSDTM; translated from the exons ATGTCGTCTTCCGCTGTCGCTCCTGTACCCACCATCCATGGTCAGGTAACAGAGAAGCTCACCAGGACGAACTATGTCCTCTGGCGTGCTCAGATCATGCCCCAGCTCATCGGCGCTGGCCTGTTTGGCTACGTTGACGGATCCATCAAGGAACCAGAGAAGTTCCTCGTCACCAAGGATAAAGATGGCAAGGAGGAAGCCGTCCCGAACCCTCTACACCAAGTCTGGGTAAGGGAAGATCAGCAGGTACTTGGTCATCTATTGATCAATCTCTCTCGAGAAGTTCTTATCCAGGTGACTTCGATCCGCAAGGCGCATGAGCTCTGGACTGCTGTGGCGAGCATGTTCTCGTCCCAGTCCCGATCTCGCATCAACAACATCAGGATCGCCCTCTCCAATGCGCAGAAGGGCACGCAAACGGTGGGCGCCTACTTCGCTCACATCCGCTCCCTCGCCGACGAACTGGCGGCCGCTGGCAAGCCGCTGGATGACGATGAAGTCATCTCCTACATCCTGGCAGGGCTGGACATGGAGTACCAGCCGCTGGTGTCGGCACTCGACACCCGAAAACAACCGATCACGATCGATGATCTGTTCGCTCAAGTAAGCAACCTCGACCAGCGCATTGCTATGTTCCATGGTGCTGGCAACAACGCCGGGTTCAAGAGCTCCGCCAACGCCGCCGttcgtggtggtcgtggtggctCACGCGGCTACCGTGGCCCTCCGCGCAACAAGGGAAAGaacagcggcggcggcagcggcaacTCCAACAACAGCGCCTCTCGTGGGCGGCCCTCCTACACCAACAACAAGGGCCGTCACAACAACTCCAGGAGCCGCCCCGACGCTGTCAAGTGTCAAATCTGCGGCAAGATCGGTCACTCAGCAAGGGATTGCTGGTACCGGTTTGAGGAGGATGAAGGAGAATCTTCGCAAGATGAGAAGGTCGCTGGTGCTGCAGAAGCCTCATACGGGGTTGATACAAACTGGTATGTTGATAGTGGCGCTACAAATCACATCACCGGTGAACTTGAAAAGGTGACTATGCGGGAGAAGTACCGCGGCCAAGACCAGATACATACAGCAAGCGGATCAG TTTGCTTGAGCTATGTGATGATGCAGGACAAAACAGTGAAGCCAATGGTGCTCACG GCCCTCGGGGGACATATCTCCCTCGGGATCCGGGCCGCACCAGTCCTGCAGGTGATCTCCTTCGGGATTGACGCCTCTGCACCTGCGCCTGACAACGACACGTCCGACAGCGCTCGGGTCGCCCGCCCTGACTCGGCAGCGTGCCACGCCTTCGACCAATCCGCGGGCGCTGATGGCCCGCGCCAATCTCCGGGCCCCACGCGGCAGCTGACGAGCCGCTTCCCCGATCCGCCCACGTGCTACGCGCGGCGCCCGCGTCGGCCGTCCGGCTCGGGGCCCCATGTGGTGGACCACCCGACAGGCGCTGGATCTCGCATGGATCCTGATGACGCTCCTGGTGGGAGCGAATCTCCTGCTGCGGGTGGATCCTCTGTGGCGGATGGCGCCCCTTCATCACCCGCTGAAGCCGCAGAAAATCCTGCCTCTTCGTCAGATCTCAGAATATCTGCCTCGGGATCACTGGGGGATACTGATGTGGATTTTTCTGCTGCAGACCCCGGATCTTCTGTGCAGCAAACTGCTGCTGCTTCACCATCCATGCCTCGCACACGTCTACAAAAAGGGGTATTGCAACCTGTCAATTATAAAAAGGTACTTAAGTTTGGCTTAGCTTGCTCTACAGGTGAACCACAAACGCTTGATGAGGCATTAGGTGACACAAAGTGGAAGCAAGCTATGGAAGAAGA AATAAAAAGGAAGTCTGATGGAACTATTGATCGATATAAGGCTAGACTTGTTGCCAAAGGATTTAAGCAATG GGGATGGAGTCTTAGACAGCTAGATGTTCAGAACGCGTTCCttcatggtgttctggaagaggaaGTGTATATGAAGCAACCTCCTGGGTTTGAGAACAAAAACACACCTTTCCATGTCTGCAAGTTGGATAAAGCTTtgtatggccttaaacaagctcctagggCATGGTACTCCCGTCTCAGTCAAAAATTACAAGCACTTGGTTTTGTTCCTTCCAAGTCTGACACGTCACTGTTCATTTACAATAAGTGCAACACATCTATCTTTGTGCTCATTTATGTTGACGATATTATTGTTACAAGCTCATCAAATGAAGCAGTGACAGGACTGTTGAAAGATCTTAGTGCTGAATTTGCACTGAAGGATCTAGGAGACTTGCATTTTTTCCTAGGTATTGAG GGATGCAAGCCATCACCAACACCAATGTCAAGTTCTGAAAAAATTTCTCTTACAGAGGGAGAACTCCTGAATCAGGAAGATAGTACCAAGTACAGAAGCTTAGTTGGTGCACTCCAGTACTTGACTCTTACAAGACCAGATATTTCTTTTGCTGTGAACAAAGTTTGTCAGTTTCTTCATGCTCCCACTACAGTTCATTGGACTGCTGCAAAACGGATAGTAAGATATGTCAAAGACACTGTTAATGTTGGTCTTACTTTCTCCAAGTCTACTTCAACTCTTGTCAGTGCATGCTCTGATACCATGTGA